Part of the Planctomicrobium piriforme genome, TGAGGTAGAATCCGCCGTGCTTCCAGAAGGTCCGATCGCAGATGATGCAGACTTCCTGGGCATTGGGAGCCCAGACGGCGAAACGGGTCCCGGTGAATTGACCATCGGCAATGGGGTGGGCACCCAGCCAGTCATATGCGGTGCAGTTCATTCCACTCCTCATTGAGGCTTGCTGCTTTTCGAGCGCGGCTTCGGTTAAAGAACCGGCAGTTTGCCGCATGCTGTTCCCACGGGCAGTCTTCATGAATCGTCATTCAACCTTCTGGCGAATTTGGGCCCCGCCTGAGGGTCTTGGCTCGCCAGCTGCTGCGGGAGACTCCGCATATCATAACGTCTTGCGGCGAAATGTAAGGGATGGCGCTCCCCTGCCGAAAGACCGTTTTTGAACTCAGCGCACGGCTTTCGCCGTCAAACGGCTGCAGATGGGGAAAAACTCGCGGGATTCCAGCGTTCGCATCGGCGACCGCCGCGACATCACCGAACCTGACGGGCGATTTCATTTTCATGACGTGCGGCCTACGATCTGTTGTGCCGACGACGGAATTAAACCCTGTCTGAGCGGCTCTCCCGCCTTCCCCTGATTTCTGCAGAAAAGCCGACGGATGTCTGACGCCGCGCCTCGCGCCCTGAATCGCGAACAAATCCAGCAGTTGATCCCCCATCGCGACCCATTCTTGTGGCTCGATGAGGTAGTTGAGCTGACGCCGGAACGGATTCATGCCCGAAAACTGATTCCAGCGGATCTGGACGTTTTCCGTGGGCACTATCCGCAATTTCCGGTGCTGCCGGGTGTGCTGCAGTGCGAAGCGGCGTTCCAGGCGGGGGCCGTCCTGATTGCGGCCAATTTTCCTCCAAGCGAAGGTCAGGTGCCGGTGGTCACGCGGCTCAACAACGTGCAGTTCCGAAAAATGGTCTCTCCCGGCCAGACGCTGGATATTCAGATCGAGCTGGCGGAGAAAATGTCGAATGCGTTTTTCCTGAAGGGCAAGGTTTCGGTCGGCGGCCAGGTGACCGTGCGGCTCGAATTCGCCTGTGCGGCCGCCAATCCTGCGACATGAGAGCGTGAAATTCAGCGGGCCAGTCCGAATTGGATGTGTGGTGTGAATTTGCTGATGAGTGGTCGTTGAGCAAGGGGAAGCCCATCAAACACCCCTCACCCCGGCCCTCTCCCCAGAGTACTGGGGCGAGGGGGCGATGTCATGAATTCAGCAGAATCACACAGAGGCGGGCCAGAATCGCCAGTGCGGCGGCAATCGAATGCGTTCACAGGATTGCCATCGCGACGAAGTTTCCACTTGTGGAGTGATGCTGCATGATCCGCTCTTGTCTGCTGTTGCTGGTTCTTGCCTTGCCGGGTGTTCTTTCAGCTTCAAGTTCAATGCTGCTGGCGGACGACGGCGCGGCGTTCACCGTGGGATCGGCCGAACGGGATATCACGCCTGAAATCGGGATGGAACAGCCGGGGGACTATCGTAAGTCGTTTCACAAGACGCTGCACGATCCCTGTAAGGTTCGGGCGGCCGTCTTTTCCGACGGCAAGTCCAGAGTGGCGCTGGTCAGCATTGATGCCTTGATGGTGCGACGCGAACTAGTCCTGGCGGCCCGAAAGAGAATCACAACTGAATGTGGAATTCCGGGCGAGGCGGTCTTGATTCATGCCACGCATTCCCATTCCTCAGGTCCGACCGGCATGATCGTGCCGGGCGAGTTCGACAATGCCTCGCCGCTGATTCAAAAGCTCGCGTACGAATCGTCTTCCAATGCGAATCTCGACTATCTGAAAACCGTCGAGGAGGCTGTCGTCTCGGCTGTGGTGAGTGCCGATCAATCGCGAGCGGCGGCCAAATGCAGCGTCGGCAGCGGGCATGAAGACCAGATCGCCTTTAATCGCCGGTTCTTCATGCGGAATGGGATGACGTACACGCACCCGGGTGCCGGCAATCCGGAGATCGTGGAACCCGCCGGGCCGATTGATCCACAGGTGGGCGTCGTCGGCGTCTGGAACGACAAGCAGCAGTTGACCACCTGCGTCGTCAACTACGCGTGCCATGCCACGACCAGCCCGGGCGGGATCTCGGCGAACTATGTCTACGAAATGGAGAAGGTGATTCGTGGCGTGTTCGGCGAACAGGTGATTGTCGTCTTTCTGGCCGGAGCGTCGGGCGACGTCACGCAGGTCGACAATCTGACGACGCAGGAACGTCCCAAGGCGGACCAGTGGATGCGGATGGTGGGCGGCTCTATTGGCGCCGAGGCAGTGAAAGTGTTGTACAAATCCGAGCCGGGCGTCCTCGCGCCGATCGCCTTTAAGAGCAAAGTCTGGAGTATTCCACGCCGTGTTCCCAGCCAGGAACATGTGCAGAAGGCGCTGGAGATCGTGCAGCAGTCCCCGGAAGCGGTCGGGATTCCAGTCTGGACCTTTGCCAAGGAGACCGTTCTGCTGGACGAGGCCATTAAGCACCATCCCAAGGTCGAAGTCGAGGTTCAGGCCATTCAGATTGGGCCGGCGGTGTTTCTGACCGATCCCGCGGAGTTCTTCTGCGGACTTGGGCTGGCGATCAAGGCCGGCAGCCCGTTCCCGCTGACGTTCCCGGTCTCGCTGGCGAACGGCTGCGTCGGGTATGTCCCGAGCCCTGAAGCGTTCGGCCCGCGCGGGGGCGGTTATGAAACCCGACTAACGTTCTACAGCAATCTCGAAGTGACCGCCGGCCAGCAGTTCGTGGACGCTGCAGTCGAACTCGCAAAATCGATGACGCCTGGGACGATTCCAGCCCGACCGACGCTGCCGCCGTTTAAGGGGAATCCATGGGCGTAT contains:
- a CDS encoding 3-hydroxyacyl-ACP dehydratase FabZ family protein, with amino-acid sequence MSDAAPRALNREQIQQLIPHRDPFLWLDEVVELTPERIHARKLIPADLDVFRGHYPQFPVLPGVLQCEAAFQAGAVLIAANFPPSEGQVPVVTRLNNVQFRKMVSPGQTLDIQIELAEKMSNAFFLKGKVSVGGQVTVRLEFACAAANPAT